From a region of the Flavobacterium sediminilitoris genome:
- a CDS encoding OmpA family protein produces the protein MKKIIQTAIFLFSISLFSQSSLDKATKYYKTMQYKKAVEMYEKAIEDKGANSQETVFRIANSYFYINDYINAKKWFDKVYEAEQGSMAEVNFIKYIESLKSNRDYDTANNLLKEYYKNNPVKLKMLAYQKKELDSLNKKKTLYTITNLSINTPMSDFGAVKYGPNKIIFYSSRDTSKFNNKIYSWNEQPYLNTYIAEKNIGTGNVDNVKLFLNNLNSDYHDATVAFSNDLEKVYFTSNYLKRRKIKTNKSGLSNMEILRGSIVDNKIVDIETLKFNDENYSCAHPSLCDKGKYLFFVSDMPGGYGCTDIYYAEIFEDGSINTPINAGPSVNTAGREMFPYFVNNTLYFSSDGHYGIGGLDIFESKLESKNSFSTPTNLGSPINSNMDDFSFTYYKETGDGYFSSNRTMGKGDDDIYSFVKTKEVIFQNYSGNVLDEATKKPIPYANIKVIDNFGDTVQNVKSDSLGYYNVQLPCNSEHNLNFSKPNYSSKNVQVKTDDGAKDIKNNIVYLNSFESLVVKEDNVEKIKVNPIYFDLDKFAITPQAESELEKVYYVMTEFPKVVIKIESHTDSRGSDSHNLKLSDNRAKATQTYLIARGISPERIESAIGYGETRLKENCPNGVKCTEERHSINRRSDFIIVSK, from the coding sequence AATAGTTACTTTTATATAAATGATTATATAAATGCGAAAAAATGGTTTGATAAAGTCTATGAAGCAGAACAAGGCAGTATGGCTGAAGTAAACTTTATTAAATACATTGAATCTTTAAAGTCAAACAGAGACTATGATACTGCTAATAATTTATTAAAGGAGTACTACAAAAATAATCCTGTCAAACTAAAGATGTTGGCATATCAAAAGAAAGAATTAGATAGTTTAAATAAAAAGAAAACGTTATATACAATTACAAATCTTTCTATTAACACACCAATGTCCGATTTTGGAGCTGTAAAATATGGCCCTAATAAAATAATATTTTATTCATCAAGAGATACTTCTAAATTTAATAATAAAATATACTCTTGGAATGAACAACCTTATTTAAATACATATATAGCCGAAAAAAATATTGGTACAGGAAATGTAGATAATGTAAAACTGTTTTTAAATAATTTGAACTCTGATTATCATGATGCAACTGTTGCTTTTTCAAACGATTTAGAAAAAGTATATTTTACTTCTAATTACTTAAAAAGACGTAAAATAAAAACAAACAAAAGCGGTTTATCTAATATGGAAATTTTAAGAGGATCAATTGTAGATAACAAAATAGTTGATATTGAAACTCTAAAATTTAATGATGAAAACTATTCTTGTGCTCATCCTTCGCTATGTGATAAAGGAAAATATTTATTCTTTGTTTCAGACATGCCTGGTGGTTATGGTTGTACTGATATTTATTATGCTGAAATATTTGAAGATGGGTCTATAAACACACCTATTAATGCAGGACCTTCTGTTAATACTGCTGGAAGAGAAATGTTTCCCTATTTTGTAAATAATACATTATATTTCTCATCAGATGGACATTATGGAATTGGTGGATTAGATATTTTTGAATCAAAACTTGAAAGTAAAAACTCATTTTCAACTCCTACAAATCTAGGGTCTCCTATTAATAGTAATATGGATGATTTCTCATTTACATACTACAAAGAAACTGGCGATGGTTATTTTTCATCAAATAGAACAATGGGAAAAGGAGATGATGATATCTATTCTTTCGTAAAAACAAAAGAAGTTATCTTTCAAAATTATTCTGGAAATGTTTTAGATGAAGCAACTAAAAAACCTATTCCTTATGCTAATATTAAAGTTATAGATAATTTTGGAGATACTGTTCAAAACGTAAAATCGGATAGTTTAGGATATTATAATGTGCAATTACCCTGTAATAGTGAGCATAATTTAAATTTTTCTAAACCTAATTATAGTTCTAAAAATGTTCAGGTAAAAACAGATGACGGAGCGAAAGATATTAAAAACAATATCGTTTATTTAAATAGCTTTGAAAGTTTAGTCGTTAAAGAAGATAATGTTGAAAAAATAAAAGTAAACCCTATTTATTTTGATTTAGACAAATTTGCAATAACTCCTCAAGCAGAAAGTGAACTAGAAAAAGTATATTATGTTATGACTGAGTTCCCTAAAGTAGTTATAAAAATAGAATCACACACCGATTCTAGAGGTTCAGATTCACATAATTTAAAACTTTCTGATAATAGAGCAAAAGCTACTCAAACTTATTTAATAGCAAGAGGAATAAGTCCTGAACGTATTGAAAGTGCTATTGGTTATGGAGAAACTAGACTAAAAGAAAATTGTCCAAATGGTGTAAAATGCACAGAAGAACGACATTCAATTAATAGGCGTTCCGATTTTATTATAGTCAGTAAATAA